From Xylanibacter oryzae DSM 17970, a single genomic window includes:
- a CDS encoding DUF3108 domain-containing protein encodes MKNIKSLMLSCTILISSISVSAQCPVENQAFKSGEFLTYNLYYNWKFIWVKAGTASMSTVLSRYKGQPAYRASLITRGNHRVDDYFVLRDTLLCYSREDMVPLYYRKGAREGKRYTVDEIWYSYLNGNSYLRQHRLNNDGKNEWKNSQYKNCIYDMMNIFLCARSYNPASWQIGHSVNIPLADGNNVTPAILKYRGKTVIKADNGVKYRCLTLSYIEKDDNKMKEIVRFFITDDENHIPVRLDMFLRFGSAKAFLTNFKGVKNPISSRVN; translated from the coding sequence ATGAAAAATATTAAGTCACTTATGTTATCTTGTACCATTCTGATATCTTCTATATCAGTATCTGCCCAATGTCCTGTAGAAAATCAGGCATTCAAATCCGGTGAGTTCCTTACATATAACCTTTATTATAATTGGAAGTTTATATGGGTAAAGGCTGGTACGGCTTCTATGAGTACTGTCCTGAGCCGTTATAAAGGTCAGCCTGCTTACCGCGCAAGTCTTATAACAAGAGGTAATCATAGGGTAGATGATTACTTTGTGCTACGAGACACATTACTCTGTTATTCTCGTGAAGATATGGTGCCTTTGTATTATCGCAAAGGAGCACGCGAAGGTAAGAGATACACAGTAGATGAAATATGGTATTCTTATCTTAATGGCAATAGCTACCTTCGTCAGCACCGTCTTAACAATGATGGAAAAAATGAGTGGAAAAATTCACAATATAAAAACTGCATCTACGATATGATGAACATATTCCTATGCGCTCGTAGTTACAATCCTGCAAGCTGGCAGATAGGTCACTCGGTAAACATACCTTTGGCTGATGGTAATAATGTTACTCCGGCTATACTGAAATATCGTGGCAAAACAGTTATAAAGGCAGATAACGGGGTAAAATACCGTTGTCTCACTTTATCATATATAGAGAAAGACGATAATAAGATGAAGGAGATAGTACGCTTCTTTATTACCGATGATGAAAATCATATACCGGTACGCTTGGATATGTTCCTTCGTTTTGGTAGCGCCAAAGCTTTCCTTACAAATTTTAAAGGGGTAAAGAACCCTATATCATCAAGAGTAAATTAA
- a CDS encoding GtrA family protein: protein MINKLKAIIASHPEWQAKFWQFFRFGIVGTICSGIHYGVYCLVLMVANYNIAYTAGYGVGLICNYGLTTFFTFKAKPSSKNVVGFGFSHLINYILEMGLLNLFLLLGFSKLLSPILVMIIVVPINFLILHFVYTFSRKK from the coding sequence ATGATAAATAAGTTGAAGGCAATAATAGCCAGTCATCCTGAATGGCAAGCAAAATTCTGGCAGTTTTTCCGTTTCGGCATCGTGGGAACTATATGTTCAGGTATACACTATGGGGTATACTGTCTGGTACTCATGGTAGCCAATTACAATATAGCATATACAGCCGGATATGGTGTAGGTCTGATATGTAATTACGGACTTACCACATTCTTTACATTTAAAGCTAAACCTTCATCCAAGAATGTTGTAGGGTTTGGATTCAGCCATCTTATCAATTACATATTAGAGATGGGCTTGCTAAACCTATTTTTATTGTTAGGGTTCAGCAAGTTGTTATCTCCTATTTTGGTTATGATAATTGTAGTACCAATAAACTTTTTGATACTACACTTTGTTTATACTTTTTCGCGTAAAAAATGA
- a CDS encoding polysaccharide deacetylase family protein: protein MILLSFDTEEFDVPREHGVDFPLDEAMKVSVYGTNKILDCLKRNNVKATFFCTANFAKNSPETMKRIMDEGHEVACHGCDHWEPKDTDVKESKKIIEQLTGITANGYRQPRMFPVSDKDIEDEGFKYNSSLNPAFIPGRYIHLTCPRTCFMRGNVLEIPSSVTPWIRFPLFWLSCHNLPTALYHWMIRRVLKHDGYFVTYFHPWEFYELKKHPEFKMPFIIKNHSGKGMEDRLDSLIKMLKGKGYEFITFSEFTEIKTAELKKGSK, encoded by the coding sequence ATGATATTATTAAGTTTTGATACTGAAGAATTTGACGTGCCACGTGAGCACGGAGTGGATTTCCCGCTAGACGAAGCTATGAAAGTATCTGTATATGGTACTAACAAAATATTGGACTGCCTGAAAAGGAACAACGTAAAAGCCACTTTTTTCTGTACAGCTAACTTTGCAAAGAATTCACCGGAAACAATGAAACGTATCATGGACGAAGGCCATGAAGTAGCATGTCATGGATGTGACCATTGGGAGCCAAAAGATACAGACGTAAAAGAATCTAAGAAGATAATAGAACAACTAACAGGTATTACTGCAAATGGTTATCGTCAGCCAAGAATGTTCCCTGTATCTGACAAAGATATAGAGGATGAAGGTTTCAAATACAATTCTTCTCTTAATCCGGCTTTCATACCGGGAAGATATATACATCTTACTTGCCCACGAACTTGTTTTATGAGAGGCAACGTGCTTGAGATTCCATCATCAGTGACTCCTTGGATAAGGTTTCCGCTATTCTGGTTGTCTTGCCACAATCTGCCTACAGCATTATATCACTGGATGATAAGGCGTGTATTGAAACATGACGGATATTTTGTTACATACTTCCACCCATGGGAATTTTATGAACTGAAAAAACATCCTGAATTCAAGATGCCTTTCATCATAAAGAACCACAGCGGAAAGGGCATGGAAGACAGACTCGACTCACTTATAAAAATGCTTAAGGGCAAAGGTTATGAATTTATCACATTTTCGGAATTTACAGAAATAAAAACCGCAGAATTAAAAAAAGGATCTAAATAA
- a CDS encoding glycosyltransferase family 2 protein: MIKLAIVSPCYNEEEVLDQSAKRLTALFDELIEKDKISKDSFVLLVNDGSKDSTWSIISRLHKDNAHFKGLNLARNVGHQSAIMAGMMTAKEWSDAVITIDADLQDDLSAIEKMIDDYANGYDIIYGVKVSRKADPVLKRMSAVAFYKLQSKMGVESVYNHADFRFMSKRVLDTLAKYQEKNLYLRGLIPMLGFPSTTVDDIISERTAGSSKYTLKKMMSLALDGITSFSVKPIYGIMYLGIIFIFISILIGFYVLYALWSHTAVHGWASLMLSIWFVGGITLISVGVVGLYVGKIYKEVKGRPLYNIKDVLDKNDK; this comes from the coding sequence ATGATTAAACTAGCTATCGTATCTCCTTGTTATAACGAGGAGGAAGTTCTTGACCAATCAGCAAAGAGACTAACAGCACTTTTTGATGAATTAATAGAGAAAGACAAAATCTCTAAAGACAGTTTCGTACTTTTAGTAAACGATGGCAGTAAGGATTCAACATGGAGCATAATAAGCAGACTCCATAAGGATAATGCTCACTTCAAAGGGCTTAATCTGGCACGCAACGTAGGGCATCAGTCGGCTATTATGGCTGGTATGATGACGGCTAAAGAATGGAGTGATGCTGTTATCACTATCGATGCCGACTTACAGGACGATCTTAGTGCCATCGAGAAGATGATAGACGATTATGCAAATGGATATGATATCATATACGGTGTAAAGGTTTCGCGTAAGGCTGATCCTGTGCTCAAACGCATGTCTGCTGTTGCATTTTATAAATTGCAGAGCAAGATGGGAGTGGAGAGTGTGTACAACCATGCTGATTTCAGGTTCATGAGCAAGAGAGTGCTTGATACTCTTGCAAAATACCAAGAGAAGAATCTCTATCTAAGGGGACTTATCCCTATGCTAGGATTCCCATCAACGACTGTGGACGATATAATATCAGAGCGTACGGCTGGATCGTCAAAATATACTCTTAAAAAAATGATGAGCCTGGCTCTTGACGGCATTACGTCATTCTCTGTTAAACCTATCTATGGGATCATGTATCTTGGTATCATATTCATATTTATAAGTATTCTTATCGGTTTCTACGTATTATATGCCCTGTGGTCTCACACGGCCGTTCATGGATGGGCATCATTGATGCTTTCTATATGGTTTGTAGGAGGCATTACTTTGATCTCTGTTGGCGTTGTAGGACTATATGTTGGTAAGATATATAAAGAAGTGAAAGGACGCCCTCTGTACAATATTAAAGACGTGCTGGACAAGAATGATAAATAA
- the rpoN gene encoding RNA polymerase factor sigma-54 codes for MAQGLIQTQAQQQAQLQKLSPQQLLQVKLLELPVNELEQRINIEMDDNPALEIKGMADDDNDVLKEHSDNDDFEDYANSVEQEERQSALNEALENMGKDDEMPVYNGGSSEHGDFNEIVFGEYTSFYDELKEQVGEHELSDKQRNIIEYLIGSLDDDGLIRKNISDISDELAFNYNIDASEKEIENMLIVLQSFDPAGIGARSLQECLLLQIERKADSKAKELMNKVISKYFEEFTKNRWDKIKQHLNTTDLQTKALATELKKLNPKPGNSLSETLGRSMQQITPDFIVDSSEDGSISFCLNDGNVPELHVSQSFADSMEEFQTNKQNMSRQMKEALLYTKKKIDAAQTFIEAINQRKQTLYTTMKSIIQMQHKFFEDGDEGSLKPMILKDIADRTGMDISTISRVSNSKYVQTRWGTYPLKFFFNDSYTTENGDELSTRQIKLALQEIVNNEDKNNPMSDDVLKDKLKEKGFPIARRTVSKYREQLGIPIARLRK; via the coding sequence ATGGCGCAAGGTCTTATACAAACACAGGCGCAGCAACAGGCGCAACTACAAAAGTTATCTCCGCAACAATTGTTGCAGGTGAAGTTGCTCGAACTGCCTGTAAACGAACTGGAACAACGTATCAATATCGAGATGGATGACAACCCTGCCCTTGAAATCAAAGGTATGGCAGACGATGATAATGATGTGCTGAAAGAACATTCAGATAATGATGACTTCGAAGACTATGCTAACAGCGTAGAACAAGAAGAGAGACAGTCGGCTCTGAACGAGGCTCTGGAAAATATGGGCAAAGACGATGAGATGCCTGTATATAACGGAGGAAGCAGTGAGCATGGAGATTTCAACGAGATTGTGTTCGGAGAGTATACTTCGTTCTATGATGAACTGAAAGAACAGGTAGGTGAACATGAACTGAGCGATAAGCAACGTAATATAATTGAGTATCTTATTGGATCACTCGATGACGACGGACTGATACGCAAGAATATTAGCGATATAAGCGATGAACTGGCTTTCAACTATAATATTGACGCTTCTGAAAAAGAAATAGAAAATATGCTTATTGTATTGCAATCGTTTGACCCTGCAGGCATTGGGGCTCGCTCTCTACAAGAGTGCTTGCTGCTACAGATAGAGCGCAAGGCTGACTCTAAGGCAAAGGAATTAATGAATAAGGTAATAAGCAAATATTTTGAAGAATTCACCAAAAACCGATGGGATAAGATAAAGCAACACCTCAACACTACTGACTTACAGACCAAGGCTCTTGCCACAGAACTTAAGAAACTGAATCCTAAACCCGGTAATTCGCTAAGTGAAACTTTAGGCAGAAGCATGCAACAGATTACGCCCGACTTTATAGTAGATTCGAGTGAGGATGGCAGTATATCGTTCTGCCTCAACGATGGCAATGTTCCAGAACTGCACGTATCACAGTCGTTTGCCGACTCCATGGAAGAATTTCAGACCAACAAACAGAATATGAGCAGGCAGATGAAAGAGGCTCTGCTATATACTAAAAAAAAGATTGATGCCGCACAGACATTCATAGAGGCTATAAACCAACGCAAACAGACGTTGTATACTACGATGAAGTCTATAATACAAATGCAGCACAAATTCTTCGAAGACGGCGATGAAGGATCTCTAAAACCGATGATACTTAAGGATATCGCTGACAGGACAGGTATGGACATTTCTACAATATCCAGGGTAAGCAACAGTAAGTATGTACAGACCAGATGGGGTACGTACCCGCTAAAGTTCTTCTTTAATGACAGTTATACGACCGAGAACGGTGATGAACTGTCTACAAGACAGATCAAGCTGGCTCTACAGGAGATTGTAAACAATGAAGATAAAAACAACCCAATGAGTGATGATGTCTTAAAAGATAAATTGAAAGAGAAAGGTTTCCCAATAGCAAGGCGCACGGTGTCAAAATACCGTGAACAACTGGGCATACCTATAGCAAGATTAAGAAAATAA
- the purE gene encoding 5-(carboxyamino)imidazole ribonucleotide mutase: MKPLVSIIMGSTSDLPVMEKALKFLDEMQIPFEVNALSAHRTPDAVEDFAKGAKERGIQVIIAGAGMAAALPGVIAASTTLPVIGVPIKGMLDGLDAMLSIIQMPPGIPVATVGVNGAQNAAILAVEIMALSNKEIAKKIAAHKAGLGAKIEKANKDLAEIKYQYKTN; encoded by the coding sequence ATGAAACCATTAGTAAGCATTATAATGGGCAGTACAAGCGACCTGCCTGTTATGGAGAAAGCATTAAAGTTTTTGGATGAAATGCAGATTCCTTTTGAGGTTAATGCTCTTTCTGCACACCGTACACCGGATGCAGTAGAAGACTTCGCCAAAGGGGCTAAAGAACGTGGCATACAGGTTATCATTGCCGGAGCCGGAATGGCTGCAGCTCTACCTGGGGTAATTGCGGCGTCTACTACATTACCTGTTATCGGTGTGCCTATCAAAGGTATGCTCGACGGACTTGATGCAATGCTTAGTATAATACAAATGCCTCCGGGTATTCCTGTTGCGACAGTAGGTGTAAACGGTGCTCAGAACGCTGCTATCCTGGCTGTTGAAATTATGGCTCTTAGCAATAAGGAGATAGCTAAAAAGATAGCTGCCCACAAGGCCGGACTGGGTGCTAAGATAGAAAAAGCTAATAAAGACCTGGCTGAAATTAAATATCAGTATAAGACTAATTAA
- a CDS encoding phosphatase PAP2 family protein codes for MTPKERERKIILTARVMSMVFTPFYLPILGLVALFFLSYLSLLPWSYKVFVLAMVYLFTILLPTFLIHIYRKYQGWSLLEMGIKERRMIPYIISILCYFTCYYLMNVMRIPRFMGNILVAALIIQMACALINVWWKISTHTAAIGGVAGALIAFSYIFEFNPIWWLCLVLFLAGMVGTSRMILRQHSLSQVLTGFFIGLFSAFIVLMFA; via the coding sequence ATGACTCCAAAAGAAAGAGAGAGAAAAATTATTCTGACAGCAAGGGTGATGAGTATGGTTTTCACACCATTTTATCTTCCCATACTGGGACTAGTAGCTTTGTTTTTTCTTAGCTATCTTAGTCTGCTGCCTTGGTCATACAAGGTTTTTGTGCTCGCAATGGTATATCTATTTACCATTCTGCTGCCTACATTCCTGATACACATTTATCGTAAATATCAAGGATGGTCTCTTCTGGAGATGGGAATAAAAGAACGCCGTATGATACCATATATCATATCCATCTTATGTTACTTTACATGTTATTATCTTATGAACGTTATGAGGATTCCACGCTTTATGGGCAACATCCTGGTAGCTGCATTGATAATACAGATGGCATGTGCACTGATTAATGTATGGTGGAAGATATCTACACATACAGCCGCAATAGGCGGAGTGGCGGGGGCATTGATAGCTTTCTCGTACATCTTCGAATTCAATCCCATATGGTGGTTGTGTCTGGTGCTGTTCCTTGCAGGAATGGTTGGAACCAGCAGGATGATATTAAGACAGCATTCATTGTCACAGGTGCTAACAGGGTTCTTCATCGGACTGTTTAGTGCATTTATTGTTCTAATGTTCGCATAA
- a CDS encoding 4-hydroxy-3-methylbut-2-en-1-yl diphosphate synthase, with protein sequence MADLFNYHRRESSVVNVGDTPLGGDNPIRIQSMTTTSTDDTEGSVAQAKRIIDAGGEYVRLTTQGVREAENLKNINAALRKDGYNTPLVADVHFNPHVAEVAALYAEKVRINPGNYVDPARTFKKLEYTDNEYAAELQKIEDQLIPFLNICNKNHTAVRIGVNHGSLSDRIMSRYGDTPEGIVESCMEFLRICKRENFNDVVISIKASNTVVMVRSVRLLVDCMDKEDMHYPLHLGVTEAGDGEDGRIKSAVGIGALLADGIGDTIRVSLSEEPEEEIPVARHLVDYIGKRAGHLLVPGDEYKGFDYLHSERRKTNAVNNIGGENVPVVISNKIGSKDDQYKADYIYVGGQLPENINKDQNYIVDFNVYQELDKLGSLTSKDNIFPIYPYNATPFISYDNSKLKFLVLQFGAPSDEYLPCLKHHPEIVVVCVSNHQNRLGDQRALVHEFMSNGIQNPVIFCQMYRHSHEEKSDFQLEAAADMGALMFDGLTDGIWLMNDGDLCIEDINATAFGILQAARLRTSKTEYISCPGCGRTLYDLQKTIARIKESTKDMKGLKIGIMGCIVNGPGEMADADYGYVGAARGKISLYRKKVCVEKNIPEEEAVEKLLELINKDKNS encoded by the coding sequence ATGGCAGACTTATTCAATTATCACAGACGGGAATCTTCTGTTGTAAATGTCGGTGATACGCCTCTGGGTGGAGACAACCCTATACGTATTCAGTCGATGACTACAACTTCTACTGACGACACTGAAGGTAGTGTGGCTCAGGCAAAACGTATCATTGACGCCGGTGGTGAATATGTAAGACTCACTACACAGGGTGTACGCGAGGCTGAAAATCTAAAGAACATCAATGCAGCATTGCGCAAGGATGGTTATAATACGCCCCTAGTGGCTGACGTACATTTCAATCCGCATGTGGCTGAGGTAGCTGCGCTTTATGCAGAGAAGGTACGTATCAATCCGGGCAACTATGTTGACCCTGCTCGTACTTTCAAGAAGTTGGAATATACAGACAATGAGTATGCTGCTGAACTGCAGAAGATTGAAGATCAGTTAATCCCGTTTCTGAATATATGCAATAAGAATCATACCGCCGTACGCATTGGCGTAAATCACGGTTCACTTTCTGACCGTATAATGAGCCGTTATGGTGATACTCCCGAAGGTATAGTAGAAAGTTGTATGGAGTTCCTGCGCATATGTAAACGTGAAAATTTTAATGATGTAGTGATATCCATAAAGGCAAGCAACACTGTAGTTATGGTACGTTCTGTACGCCTGTTGGTTGACTGTATGGATAAGGAGGATATGCATTATCCACTACATCTTGGTGTGACAGAAGCCGGTGATGGTGAAGATGGACGTATCAAGAGTGCCGTAGGTATAGGTGCTCTTCTGGCAGACGGTATTGGAGACACTATACGTGTGTCTCTAAGTGAAGAGCCTGAAGAGGAGATTCCTGTAGCACGACATTTGGTTGACTATATTGGTAAGCGTGCGGGACACTTGCTTGTGCCCGGTGATGAATATAAAGGATTTGATTATCTGCACTCGGAACGTCGCAAGACAAATGCGGTAAACAATATCGGCGGTGAGAATGTGCCTGTTGTAATCTCTAATAAGATAGGCAGCAAGGATGATCAATACAAAGCTGATTATATATATGTTGGCGGACAACTGCCTGAAAATATTAATAAGGATCAGAATTATATCGTTGACTTTAATGTATACCAAGAACTTGATAAATTGGGTTCTTTAACATCTAAAGATAACATATTTCCAATATATCCTTATAACGCTACACCATTTATAAGTTACGACAACTCAAAACTGAAGTTCCTCGTACTGCAGTTTGGTGCACCAAGTGATGAATATCTGCCATGTCTGAAACATCATCCAGAAATAGTAGTGGTATGCGTAAGCAATCACCAGAACAGACTAGGAGACCAACGCGCCCTTGTACACGAATTTATGTCTAACGGCATTCAGAACCCCGTAATATTCTGCCAGATGTACAGACACTCACATGAAGAGAAGAGTGACTTCCAACTTGAAGCTGCTGCTGATATGGGCGCCTTGATGTTCGACGGTTTGACTGACGGTATATGGCTGATGAACGACGGCGATCTTTGCATCGAAGATATCAATGCCACAGCATTTGGTATATTGCAGGCTGCACGTCTGCGCACCAGCAAAACGGAATATATCAGTTGTCCCGGATGCGGGCGTACTCTATACGACCTGCAAAAAACCATCGCCCGTATAAAGGAATCTACAAAAGACATGAAAGGGCTGAAGATTGGTATAATGGGATGTATCGTAAACGGCCCCGGAGAGATGGCTGATGCCGACTATGGATATGTAGGTGCCGCACGTGGAAAGATTTCACTATATCGCAAAAAAGTTTGCGTAGAAAAGAATATACCTGAAGAAGAAGCAGTAGAAAAACTGCTGGAACTTATTAACAAAGACAAAAACTCTTAA
- a CDS encoding aldo/keto reductase: MEKYFADELRYDGGMTYNRCGKSGILLPKVSLGFWHNFGGVDDYERSRKITRYAFDHGITHFDLANNYGPPYGSAEETMGRLMEDDFRPYRDELFISSKAGYDMWAGPYGNWGSRKYMIASLDQSLKRMHLDYVDLFYSHRYDPNTPLEETLQALVDIVKAGKALYIGISRWPLEALKFATAYLRDRDVPLLIYQGRLNLLDRAPQEDGIIDYCAEQGIGFISFSPLAQGLLTDRYLNGIPQESRMSKGKFLKKDSLTPELLGNLKRLDGIAKSRNETLAEMALAWILHQKGVTSVLVGASSTEQLQKNLKSINAEPFTDKDV, from the coding sequence ATGGAAAAATACTTTGCTGACGAATTACGCTATGACGGCGGTATGACGTACAACCGATGTGGAAAAAGTGGCATATTGCTACCAAAGGTCAGTCTGGGATTCTGGCACAACTTCGGTGGTGTGGATGATTACGAAAGAAGTCGTAAGATAACACGCTATGCCTTCGATCACGGAATAACGCATTTCGACTTGGCCAACAATTATGGGCCTCCTTACGGTTCCGCAGAAGAAACGATGGGAAGGCTGATGGAAGACGATTTCAGACCATACAGAGATGAATTGTTTATCAGCAGCAAAGCAGGATATGATATGTGGGCCGGACCTTATGGCAATTGGGGATCAAGAAAATATATGATAGCCAGTCTGGACCAGAGTCTGAAAAGGATGCATCTCGACTATGTAGACTTGTTTTATAGTCACAGGTATGACCCGAACACTCCACTAGAAGAAACTTTGCAGGCACTAGTAGATATAGTAAAAGCAGGGAAAGCACTATACATAGGTATATCACGATGGCCGCTTGAAGCACTGAAATTTGCTACTGCGTATCTGCGCGACAGGGATGTACCACTACTGATATATCAAGGAAGGTTAAATCTGCTTGACCGTGCTCCACAAGAAGATGGCATAATAGATTATTGCGCAGAACAGGGCATCGGATTTATCTCATTCTCTCCACTTGCACAGGGATTGCTTACAGACAGATATCTCAACGGTATACCACAAGAAAGTAGAATGTCTAAAGGGAAATTCCTAAAAAAGGATTCTCTTACTCCGGAACTTCTTGGCAACTTGAAACGTCTGGATGGTATAGCCAAATCACGCAACGAGACACTTGCAGAAATGGCTCTTGCGTGGATACTGCATCAGAAAGGTGTGACATCGGTATTGGTAGGTGCAAGCAGCACAGAACAGCTACAGAAGAATCTGAAAAGCATAAATGCTGAACCTTTTACGGATAAAGATGTCTAA
- a CDS encoding ArnT family glycosyltransferase: MKSLTSNKTFWLLLLICILTIIPFLGLYDYNTKGEPRESIVSYTMLETGNWILPRNNGGEMAYKPPFFHWCVAGVSAINGKVTEMTSRVPSAVAFIILVMVTFAFYLKRKGQKVAFISALLMLGCLELARASCNCRVDMVLTMLTVCALYCFYEWYERNLRGIPWLAIILMSLGTLTKGPVGAIIPCLVTGIFLLIRGVKFYKAFFLLLLFGIMSLVLPAMWYVAAYHQGGQAFLDLMYEENIGRMTNTMSYDSCVNPWPYNILTLIVGYLPWTLLVIISLFGLSYHKFSGGTSILWHRFVAWIKNMEPLDLFSFAAIVIIFVFYCIPQSKRSVYLMPMYPFMAYFLARYIMWLTAKRSKIIIVYGGIISIIGIMLFATFIVVKCGLIPDTIFHGRHAIQNIAILHAIENVSGLLAWTCALIPTALCVYWWKYIGNHKIGDGHIYGMLAMVITVFLAVNVSYKPGILNAKSSKPIALQIDKLAPQSQGKLYEYIEGGVTAKGDPVHFFELNFYLGNRIGSFYHEQPSSGFLIISDDDARNDLGQYVKKGYHFELRHQLLNKANGQTLFLYHFLREKV; encoded by the coding sequence ATGAAATCTCTGACAAGTAATAAGACATTCTGGTTGTTGTTGCTGATATGTATTTTAACAATAATCCCTTTTTTAGGGTTATATGACTATAATACAAAAGGTGAACCGAGAGAGTCTATAGTATCTTATACGATGCTCGAAACAGGTAACTGGATTCTTCCACGCAATAACGGTGGTGAGATGGCATACAAGCCACCTTTCTTTCATTGGTGTGTAGCAGGTGTATCTGCTATAAATGGTAAGGTAACAGAGATGACCTCACGTGTCCCTTCTGCAGTTGCATTTATTATACTCGTAATGGTTACCTTTGCGTTCTATCTTAAGCGTAAGGGGCAGAAGGTTGCTTTTATATCTGCATTACTTATGTTAGGATGCCTTGAGTTAGCCAGGGCCAGTTGCAACTGTAGGGTAGACATGGTACTTACCATGCTTACAGTATGTGCATTATATTGTTTTTACGAATGGTATGAAAGGAATCTGCGTGGAATACCTTGGCTTGCCATAATACTTATGAGTCTAGGTACGCTTACCAAGGGACCTGTTGGAGCTATAATACCATGCCTTGTTACAGGTATATTTCTGCTTATAAGGGGAGTTAAGTTCTATAAGGCATTTTTCTTACTTCTATTGTTTGGTATAATGTCTCTTGTACTGCCTGCAATGTGGTATGTAGCTGCATACCATCAGGGAGGTCAGGCCTTTTTGGATCTAATGTACGAAGAGAATATCGGTAGAATGACGAATACGATGAGTTACGATTCGTGTGTCAACCCGTGGCCCTACAATATCCTTACTCTTATTGTAGGTTATCTGCCATGGACATTATTGGTAATAATTTCATTATTTGGATTGTCATACCACAAATTTAGTGGAGGTACATCTATCTTGTGGCATCGTTTTGTTGCTTGGATCAAGAATATGGAACCACTTGATTTGTTTTCTTTCGCTGCAATAGTCATTATCTTTGTATTCTATTGCATACCTCAGAGCAAGCGTAGTGTGTATCTGATGCCGATGTATCCGTTTATGGCTTATTTCCTTGCCAGATATATAATGTGGCTTACAGCAAAGCGCTCAAAGATAATCATAGTCTACGGTGGCATCATATCAATAATCGGTATCATGCTTTTTGCGACGTTTATTGTTGTCAAGTGTGGATTAATACCAGATACTATATTTCATGGTCGCCATGCTATCCAAAACATAGCAATACTACATGCTATTGAGAATGTAAGTGGTTTATTGGCCTGGACATGTGCACTCATACCAACTGCCTTGTGCGTCTATTGGTGGAAATATATTGGTAATCATAAGATCGGTGATGGACATATATATGGAATGTTGGCAATGGTAATAACCGTATTCCTTGCTGTAAATGTATCTTATAAACCAGGTATACTCAATGCTAAATCTTCTAAACCAATAGCCTTACAAATAGATAAGTTGGCTCCACAGAGTCAAGGCAAACTATATGAATATATAGAAGGCGGGGTAACGGCTAAAGGTGACCCTGTACATTTCTTCGAGTTAAATTTCTATCTTGGTAACAGAATAGGAAGTTTTTATCATGAGCAACCATCTTCCGGTTTCCTTATTATAAGCGATGATGATGCAAGAAACGATCTTGGTCAATATGTAAAGAAGGGATACCATTTCGAATTACGCCATCAATTATTAAATAAGGCTAATGGCCAGACACTATTCCTCTATCATTTTTTACGCGAAAAAGTATAA